In Lentilactobacillus sp. SPB1-3, the sequence GTGGCTCTCTTTTTGTTAACTATATTCCGATGCATGAGACTAACTACGTTATCCATCATCAACTTAGTTGTATAATACAGTTAAATCAACGTTTTCTGGGGGATTAATTTTGAGTATGGATCGTTTTCAGGCATTTAGTGATGGGATTTTTGCCATTCTGATCACTATTTTAGTATTGGAATTCAGTATTCCAGACTATCAGTCAGGTCATCTAGTTGAAGCACTGATCAATCAATGGCCACTTTTACTTTCATATAGTTTTTCTTACTTTTATGTCGGCACTTTGTGGTTATTTCACCACGACTACTTCGGCATGCTAGATCACATTGATCGAAATGTTAATCTATTGAATTTATTGATGCTTTTCAGCATTACACTATTGGACTACCCTATGTCCTTAGTTGCTCATACGTTAAGCACTAATAATCAACCTGATTTACAAACCGCACTGATTGTCTATGATATCGTTGCGTTGCTTATCTCGGCTACTTTTTGGATTATGTACGTGTATATTCACCATCATCAAGAACTTAAAAATCACCGTCTAAGCAACACATTTTATGAAAAAATAAAAGCCGACCCAATGCGTAGTATCATCATTTACTTTATCGCAATTGGTGCGACTTTCTTCTCTAGTCTTGCTGGTGCGATTTTACTAGGAACTGGAATCATTTTTCATTTCTTCGCCTACCTAAGAATGAGTAGTTTAATGAAAAACGAATTCTAAAAAACAGGTTTTCAGCTAATTTAGTTGAAAGCCTGTTTTTAAATAATTGATGTTTAACATTTTACGTTATTACTAATAAAATTCTCGTTCGAACTCAGCTAGATCACTGATCAGCTTAGTAGCATTTTTTAATTCACTGTCACTATATTTTGAAATGATCTTTTGCGTCATACGTTTGTTTAACGTTCGGTGCATCTCATCATGAACACTGGCAATTTTTGCTCCATCCTCGGTCAACGAATAATATATTTTTTTCTTGTCGTCTGGCTTCCTACTAATTTTAATTAGACCCGCTTCAGCTAATTTTTTTGCGGCTCTGGTTATCCCACCTCTTGTAACATTCAACTGCTCAGCTAGTTCAATTCCAGTTAACTCATGTTCCTGCAAACCTGATAGGATATGAAGTGAAACGATTGATAGTTGAGTCACTGCCGACCGCAACTTAGGTTTTTCCAAATGGCTCTGTAGCCACTTTTGCTCTTGAGCTCCTCGGCCATTAACGCTTTCCGAGCGAATTATACTAATTGCCTTTTGCAGTTCTGCAAGTGAATTCTCTTCCATTAAACATCACACTTCCCTATTCAAAATTAACTTAATTATACATTAAAATGTTTCGGCCATCACAACAGCTTGAGAGAGTGCAGCCTTTAAGATGTTTTGTCTTTGTTCTGGTTTGGCATCTGCGCCTTCAATAAATAATTTATCAACGCCATTAATACCATAGAATTTCATTGTCTGAGTTAAATAAACATCTCCCAAATCCATCAATGCCATTTGACTATTGACATCCATATTATGATAAAAATTACCGGCTGCTTGAATGTGAATCGCTTTTTTATCATTTAATAATCCTACTGGGCCCTTAGCTGTGTACATAAATGTCTTATGAGCTACAGCTGTGATATCCAAATATTGTTTCATTTCAGCTGGCAAGAAGTGATTGTACATCGGGTTAATGAATACGTACTTGTCTGCGCTGATGAACTCATCAAGCCAGTCTGCGTGTTGCTGCAATAAGGCGGTCTCTTCTTCGCTTAATGATTCACCAAACTTTTGTTTTCGCCAAGCTTCCATAGTTTGATCGTTCAATGGTGGAACAGGACCGTCAAATAAATCGCGAACAATTACTTCATCATGAGGATGACTTTCTCTGTACGATTCGACGAATTTGTCACCAACCGCAAGAGAAAGACTGTTGTCGATGTGTGGATGTGCTTGAATAACTAATAATTTTGTCATTTGTAAAACCTTCTTGAATTAAATTTCATTTTGTTGCTTGTCAACAAAGAGAACTATATTCTTTATATTGTTGCTTGTCAACAAAATTTGAAGGTTTAATTTCATTTTTTTTAAATAAAAAAAGCCCAATCCTCAGATAAACATAAGGACTGGACTAATCTTATTGTTTTAATTCAATGGGCGATTTTCAATGAAATCAGCATGAAGTTCTCGATTGGTAAACAACCAAGTACCATCGGCTTGCTTGCCAAACTTGTCATTGTAGCGCAAGTAAGCAACCATTAATGATTTGGTACCATCTTCATTTGCGGTTACATGATGGGCAATTGTGTAGACATAAGCTTCAGCGGTATCTCCGTCAACTGTAACAGAAGACTGACCGATCATATGAAATGTGTGCTCATATTGTTTTAATGCTTCAAAAGTTGCCATCAATTTTTCCGGCGTGTCAACTAAGTCCGGCTTGTCTGGATCATTCCATGGATAATAGACTGTCATCGAACCATCAGATGCGAATAATTCAAATTGTTTCTGTGTTTGTCTTGTGTCAGCGTAAGTAGCGTAGTCGTTAATAACTTGTTGAACTTTTTCTTTATCTGTCATGTTGTTATCGTTCCTCGATCAATTTAATTTTTTAATTCGAAGTGATTGTAACACCTATCGTCGGAGTCTCATAACAGAGAGTCTTTTCAAATTAATAATAACTATGGAATATTTACAATTTACCATTCAAAAACTGTGCTTCGCCATTACCAAAGCTCCAGTCGTCATCGTTATTAGGTACTAAACTAAATACAACATCTTCAGTTCGCAATCCCAGTTCTTTATGCAAACGATCAGTTAACTGTCGATAGAAAGCTTCTTTGGCCTTAGTAGCTCTTGGTCTGGTAACC encodes:
- a CDS encoding nuclear transport factor 2 family protein; translated protein: MTDKEKVQQVINDYATYADTRQTQKQFELFASDGSMTVYYPWNDPDKPDLVDTPEKLMATFEALKQYEHTFHMIGQSSVTVDGDTAEAYVYTIAHHVTANEDGTKSLMVAYLRYNDKFGKQADGTWLFTNRELHADFIENRPLN
- a CDS encoding FMN-dependent NADH-azoreductase; this translates as MTKLLVIQAHPHIDNSLSLAVGDKFVESYRESHPHDEVIVRDLFDGPVPPLNDQTMEAWRKQKFGESLSEEETALLQQHADWLDEFISADKYVFINPMYNHFLPAEMKQYLDITAVAHKTFMYTAKGPVGLLNDKKAIHIQAAGNFYHNMDVNSQMALMDLGDVYLTQTMKFYGINGVDKLFIEGADAKPEQRQNILKAALSQAVVMAETF
- a CDS encoding TMEM175 family protein — encoded protein: MDRFQAFSDGIFAILITILVLEFSIPDYQSGHLVEALINQWPLLLSYSFSYFYVGTLWLFHHDYFGMLDHIDRNVNLLNLLMLFSITLLDYPMSLVAHTLSTNNQPDLQTALIVYDIVALLISATFWIMYVYIHHHQELKNHRLSNTFYEKIKADPMRSIIIYFIAIGATFFSSLAGAILLGTGIIFHFFAYLRMSSLMKNEF
- a CDS encoding MarR family winged helix-turn-helix transcriptional regulator yields the protein MEENSLAELQKAISIIRSESVNGRGAQEQKWLQSHLEKPKLRSAVTQLSIVSLHILSGLQEHELTGIELAEQLNVTRGGITRAAKKLAEAGLIKISRKPDDKKKIYYSLTEDGAKIASVHDEMHRTLNKRMTQKIISKYSDSELKNATKLISDLAEFEREFY